Genomic DNA from Actinomycetes bacterium:
GGCATTCGTCACGAACCGGGCAGAGGGTGCAGATCGCCTTGGCGGCCTGCACCTGGGCCTCAGCGGGCCCGGTAGTGCCTACCGGGAAGAAGAGCTCCGGGTCGACATCGCGGCAGCGGGCACGATGGCGCCAGTCCATTGACATCCTCGCTTTCTCCAAGCAAAGCCCTTGGGGGAAGGGGCGCAGATCGAAGGCTTCGTGAAAGGGGTCCTGTGCGTCAGCCTGTCGATGTAGAGCGCCGTGAGTCTAGGACAGGGAAAGAAAGAATGGAAGAACCCAATCTCAGATTGACCGAAAGAATCTGCACCAAATGCTCCCCGCCCGTGGCCATACGGCACCGCCTGAGATAGTGATACCTGACTCGAGTCGCCCATGCTCTACCGAATGCTCACTACCCGTGTTACCAGGAGAAACGCCTGCAAAACAGTCGAGTCGTGTGGTCCATCGGCAAAAGTATTTAGACTCACCCCACAGTACGTAGGAGCGGTGTCTAGTTACTTCCGGTGGTCGGCGTGAGGGCCAAATATAGTCCTTCGCGTGGCCGTCCGAGGGACGGCTTCGCCGGACCCACGTGAGCGTTCGCTTGGCGGCCCTGACCGGCATGTGCAGCTTCGATGGATCAATCTTGGTTCCCGCAGATGCACGAGTTGGTCATCGAAGGTCATTATGGGGTCCCGTAGGAGCATTCTGCGGGACCCGGATGGGCGGCTCGGCCGTCCGGGCCGTTCCGGTAGGATCGCCGGGTGCGCTCGGAGCGAGCCGCACCCGGCCGGCCGGAGGTGCATAAGGGTTGCGCATTCTCGGACATCGGGGCGCACGGCTGGTGGCGCCCGAGAACACGCTCGCGGCGTTCCGCGCCGCCCTGGCCGAGGGGGCCGACGGCGTCGAGCTGGACGTCCGTCGGACGTCGGACGGCGTCCTGGTCTGCTTCCACGACTCGGGCCTCGGACGGACGACCAACGGCCGCGGCCCGCTGCGCGAGCGCACCCTGGCCGAGCTCCTCGCCCTGGACGCCGGATCGTGGTTCGACGAGGTGGGCGCCTCGGGGGTCCGGGTCTCGAGGATGTCCAGTCCCCGGGCATCGCGGAGCCCGGGCGCGTCGTGGACCCGGACTCGCGACAGCCGGACTCGCGACAGCCGGGCTCGTGACAGCCGGGCTCGTGACAGCCGGGCCCGCCGCTACCCGGGCGCCCGCGTCCCCACCCTGGCCGAGGTGCTCGACTCGCTACCCCGCACCGCCCTGATCGACGTCGAGGTCAAGGTGCGCGGCGACGGGCCCGAGGGTCCGAAGGAGGTGGCCGCGCTCGTGGCCGGCGTCCTGGCCGGCCGGGCCGACACCGGACGGGTGATGGTGACCTCGTTCTCGCGCCGGGTGGCGGCCGCGGTCACGGCCGAGCTACCCGGTGTCCGGGTCGGTCTGGTCTCGCCAAGCTTCATCCCGCTCGGCCGCGCGCTGCGGGCGGTGCAGGCGGCCGGCTGCTCGGTACTGGCCGCGCAGGCCTCCGCCTACTCCGGCCCGAAGGCCCATGTCACCACCGGCCGAGCCGTCGACGAGGGGATCCTGCTCGCCGCCTGGACCGTGGACGAGCCGGACGCCGCCCGCCGCCTCGCCGACCTGGGCGTCACCGCCGTGGTCACCGACCAGCCCGGCCATCTGGCAAGGTCCTTGCGCACCTGACCACGGGCGCGGCATGCCGCCGGGGCAACGCGCCTGGGCTACGCGCCTGGGGGCCCCCCCGGGCCTGCGGTGCCCCCGGGGCCACGCGCCCGGGTGCTGCCGGGGCCACGCGCCCGGGTGCTGCCGGGGCCACACGTCCGGGTGCCGCCCGGGGCCCCCGGGCCCGGGGGTGCCGTCGCCACGACTGTCAGGCCGGCGGGAGGAGCACCCGCCAGGCTCCGGGCAGGACGGTCACGGACCTGGGTGTCGGCTGCGGCTCACCGTCCAGCCGGCACGGCATCTCGGTCTGGAGTGTGACCGACGGTCCCCGGAACCGCGGCAGGCCATCGGGGAGCCGCTTGCGGGCGAGCCTGGCGGCCAGGCGCGCCTTGGCGGCGCCCTTGAGCGCCTCGGCCGGGACCACGAGCACGTCGAGCAGCCCGTCGCCAGGGTCCGCTCCCTCGAGGAGCCGGATGCCGCCCCCGAACGAGGGCCCGTTGCCGGCCACCACGGCGAGCGCCTCAGCCTCGAACACCTCGCCGGCCACCTCGACGCGCGCCGGCCAGGTAGGCGGCCTGAGCCCGGCCACGAGCCCGCCGACCGCGTAGGCGGCGGGGCCGAGGAGCAGCTTGATCCGGCGGGAGAGGATCTCGGTGGCCGCCGCCGCGAACCCCGCGTTGACGCCGTTGGCCGCCCTGACCCCGTC
This window encodes:
- a CDS encoding diacylglycerol kinase family protein, producing the protein MSPRAACVAHVGSGEFARVADALTELRGRYGRIPIHPVQLPGEAGEVVRELASYLDLLAVFGGDGTIHDAVGGLPLGPDDPAVALLPGGTGNDLVRGLGLPADAVAAARAAAAGAPRALDLLDCDGVRAANGVNAGFAAAATEILSRRIKLLLGPAAYAVGGLVAGLRPPTWPARVEVAGEVFEAEALAVVAGNGPSFGGGIRLLEGADPGDGLLDVLVVPAEALKGAAKARLAARLARKRLPDGLPRFRGPSVTLQTEMPCRLDGEPQPTPRSVTVLPGAWRVLLPPA
- a CDS encoding WhiB family transcriptional regulator, with the protein product MDWRHRARCRDVDPELFFPVGTTGPAEAQVQAAKAICTLCPVRDECLQWALDTAQDAGVWGGLSEEERRAMRRGARRKVRIA
- a CDS encoding glycerophosphodiester phosphodiesterase family protein is translated as MRILGHRGARLVAPENTLAAFRAALAEGADGVELDVRRTSDGVLVCFHDSGLGRTTNGRGPLRERTLAELLALDAGSWFDEVGASGVRVSRMSSPRASRSPGASWTRTRDSRTRDSRARDSRARDSRARRYPGARVPTLAEVLDSLPRTALIDVEVKVRGDGPEGPKEVAALVAGVLAGRADTGRVMVTSFSRRVAAAVTAELPGVRVGLVSPSFIPLGRALRAVQAAGCSVLAAQASAYSGPKAHVTTGRAVDEGILLAAWTVDEPDAARRLADLGVTAVVTDQPGHLARSLRT